In the Ipomoea triloba cultivar NCNSP0323 chromosome 6, ASM357664v1 genome, one interval contains:
- the LOC116022877 gene encoding uncharacterized protein LOC116022877 — MENTGNHQEIMVPPVEGVAGGGTAYGWTDSEVHDPRPLRGAIDPSKVPSSELVHVWCMPSTANVGQQDMPQRLEPISLLAARNERESIQVAIRPKVSWGGSGFAGTVQVQCTDLCSSSGDRLVVGQSLTLKRVVPVLGVPEALVPLDMPVSQLNLFPGETTSIWVSIDVPIAQPPGQYEGEIIISAIKAYTESTAQSLSKAEKHQLYRELRNCLDIVEPTEGKPMDEVVERVKSATSSLRSVLLSPTFSDLFSDNGPLDMMDEDAISNLSVRLKLSLTVWEFILPVTPSIPAVIGISDTVIEDRFGVEHGSNEWYEMLDQHFKWLLQYRISPYFCRWGDNMRVLTYTCPWQADHPKSDEYFSDPRLAAYAVPHSPVVSCGDTAKDYLQREVEILRTKPHWRKAYFYLWDEPLNLEQYDAVRNMASDIHAYAPDARILTTYYCGPSDAPLASNNFEAFLKVPEFLRPHTQIYCTSEWVIGNREDLAKDIIAEIQPENGEEWWTYVCLGPSDPHPNWHLGMRGTQHRAVMWRVWKEGGTGFLYWGANCYEKATVPSAEIRFRRGLPPGDGVLFYPGQVFSNSQQPVASLRLERLLSGLQDIEYLKLYSSRFGREEALSLLEKTGTYLGPERYTLEHTPIDVMRAEIFRTCRS; from the exons ATGGAGAATACCG GGAATCATCAAGAGATTATGGTGCCACCAGTTGAAGGTGTTGCAGGAGGTGGGACTGCATATGGATGGACTGACAGTGAAGTGCATGATCCAAGACCATTAAGGGGTGCAATTGATCCTTCTAAAGTTCCTTCTTCAGAATTGGTGCATGTTTGGTGCATGCCAAGTACAGCTAATGTTGGACAACAGGATATGCCTCAGCGTTTGGAGCCT ATATCTCTTCTAGCAGCTAGAAATGAAAGAGAGAGTATCCAGGTTGCTATACGTCCAAAAGTTTCATGGGGTGGATCTGGTTTTGCAGGAACTGTACAGGTTCAATGTACTGACTTGTGCTCATCTTCTGGTGACAG GTTGGTAGTTGGACAATCATTGACATTAAAGAGAGTAGTACCTGTTTTGGGTGTTCCAGAAGCTCTTGTACCACTGGATATGCCAGTCTCACAACTAAACCTCTTTCCTGG AGAAACAACATCAATTTGGGTTTCAATTGATGTTCCAATTGCACAGCCACCGGGTCAATATGAAGGAGAAATCATAATTTCTGCTATCAAGGCTTACACAGA ATCCACTGCACAATCACTGAGTAAAGCAGAGAAGCACCAACTCTACAGAGAACTTAGGAACTGTCTTGATATTGTAGAGCCCACAGAGGGAAAACCAATGGATGAAGTG GTTGAAAGAGTGAAATCTGCAACTTCATCTTTAAGAAGCGTTCTTCTGTCCCCAACATTTTCTGATTTATTTTCAGATAACGGGCCCTTAGACATGATGGATGAGGATGCGATTTCTAACCTTTCTGTGCGGTTGAAGCTAAGTTTAACAGTATGGGAGTTCATTCTACCAGTTACACCTTCAATCCCTGCTGTTATTGGT ATTTCTGACACTGTAATTGAAGATCGATTTGGGGTTGAACATGGTAGTAATGAATGGTATGAGATGCTAGATCAGCATTTTAAGTGGCTTCTTCAATACAGAATTAGCCCGTACTTCTGCAGATGGGGTGACAACATGAGAGTTTTGACATACACCTGTCCATGGCAAG CTGATCATCCAAAATCAGATGAATATTTTTCTGATCCTCGACTTGCTGCCTATGCTGTACCACACAGTCCAGTAGTTTCCTG TGGTGATACTGCAAAGGACTACCTGCAAAGAGAAGTTGAGATACTGAGAACAAAGCCTCATTGGAGAAAAGCCTACTTCTACTTGTGGGATGAG CCTCTCAATCTTGAACAGTACGATGCTGTCCGAAACATGGCCAGTGACATCCATGCCTATGCACCAGATGCTCGTATTCTGACTACTTACTATTGTG GTCCTAGTGATGCACCTCTTGCTTCTAATAATTTTGAAGCTTTCCTGAAAGTTCCCGAGTTCCTAAGGCCCCATACGCAGATATACTGTACAAG tGAATGGGTAATTGGCAACAGAGAGGACCTTGCAAAGGATATCATTGCAGAAATACAACCAGAAAATGGTGag GAATGGTGGACATATGTATGCTTGGGGCCCTCTGACCCTCACCCAAACTGGCACTTGGGAATGCGAGGTACACAGCATCGTGCAGTAATGTGGCGTGTATGGAAAGAAGGTGGAACAGGCTTCTTGTATTGGGGTGCGAATTGTTATGAGAAGGCAACAGTTCCCAGTGCTGAG ATTAGATTCAGGCGTGGTCTGCCTCCTGGAGATGGAGTCTTGTTTTACCCTGGTCAGGTATTCTCCAACTCACAGCAACCTGTTGCTTCATTAAGGCTAGAGCGGCTTCTGAGTGGGTTACAG GATATCGAGTACCTCAAACTCTATTCTTCAAGATTTGGTAGGGAGGAAGCGCTTAGCCTGCTGGAAAAGACGGGCACATATCTTGGTCCAGAACGTTATACCTTGGAACACACACCAATAGATGTAATGCGGGCTGAGATTTTCAGGACATGCCGGTCATAG